Genomic DNA from Edaphobacter lichenicola:
CGGCTGAGAGCTGTGGCACGGTTGGCTGATACGGCAAGCGTTGCCGAGGAGGCTGCCGGTGGCATGCCGGGAACGGCGCAGTGGCTGGGGAAGGTGGTGAAGCCGGCGGCGCGGAGTTCGATGGATTGCGAGGGTGCTGCGATGGCGGTGTTGAGTTTTTCAGCCAGTCGAGCGGCGGCTGTCTCTGGGACTTATGTGGCGGTAAATCCTCAGGACGTTTGGCCGGGAGATGTTCTCGCAATTACCAGCGCTGGACAGACGATGAGTGCGGTGGTGCGAAAGGTCGAGATCGTCGATGGGATGGGGCGTCCCGAGATGCTCACCTATCGAATGGCGTTTGCTAATGACTGGGCTGAGGGGCTGGGGCTGACGCTGTCCGAGGCAATCGCTGTCGATGCGCTGCTGCCACAGAAGGCGTTGAGTTCGACGTTGCCGGTTGGTGGGAGCGTGCTGGCAAATTTGCAACAGTTGCAGGTCGTGAGCGCTACAGGGACGGATCTGCAGGTGGACTGTGGAACGGCTCCTCCAACCGGGGGTGGGTTCGAGGTGAGGCGGCGGGACGGTAATTTTGGGCCGGGAGTGGATCAGGATCTGGTGCTGAGGAGTCCGGTGCGGAGCTTTTCGATTCCTCGCGAGGGACAGGTGGAGCACTACTACGTCAGGATGTTCGATGGGTCGACGCCTCCGTTGTACTCGCGATTTTCAAGTGCGGTGTTTACGAATTTACCGGTAAGTGAGTGATGGGTGGAAGGAGGAGAAGGTGACAGAGTTCGAAGGGCAGGTATTAGCGGATTTGAGTGTGCTGAAGAACCAGATGGAACATCTGCTGGGGATAGGACAGCCAGGGAGACTGACCCAGCTGGAGGACAGGGTCGAGCAGCATGAACGCAGCGTGCAGCGTATCAAGGGGCTGCTGGGCGCAGGTGGAGCTGTGTTGGCGATGTTTCATATGGCGATTGACTACTTGAGGCGATAGGAGAAGTTATGGATTTTCTGAAGCTGTTTTTGCGATCGATCGCCCTGCTTCCAGGGGTGATTCAAGGAACTGAGGCTTTGTTTGGGGCGAAGACCGGGGAGCAAAAGAAGGATGCGGCGGTGGAGATCGTGGGAGCTGCGATCAACATCACCGATGCTGTGACGAGGAAGCAAATCGCCGACGCGGACAAGTTTACCCAGGGGCTGAGTATGACGATTGACGGCGTGGTGATGTGCTTGAACGCGAGTCTATGGGCAAATCGCTCGTAGTGCTGCCAGGGGCGCGGTGTGCGCTGGAAACCGTATAATCGGGCCATGGACGCCGAGCCGCTGGGCACTGTTTTAGTTGGAGTTGTGATGGGGAGCCGCAGCGATTATGCGGTGATGCGAGGCGCCGTCGAGGTGCTGAAGGAGTTTGGAGTTGCGCACGAGGTGCGCGTCGTGTCGGCTCATCGGACGCCTGATCTTCTGTTTGATTATGCAGATTCTGCCGTTGCGCGCGGACTTCGGGTGATCATTGCTGGTGCAGGCGGCGCGGCACATCTGCCTGGGATGATTGCGGCGAAGACTGTTGTGCCTGTGCTTGGCGTGCCGATTCCGGCGACAGCGCTGCAAGGGATGGATTCGCTGTTGAGCATTGTGCAGATGCCGAAGGGGATTCCAGTGGGAACGCTGGCGATTGGGGCGGCCGGGGCTACGAACGCTGGATTGTTGGCTGTGGCGATATTGGCTACTACGGATGCGGCGCTGCAGAAGCGACTCGTGGCCTGGCGCATGGCGCGGCGGGATGGGGTTCTTGCGCAGGTAGTCGGAGAAGGTGAGGTTGGCGCGTGAGCTCTGGTTCTTCGAATGCGAAGCCGATTTTGCCGGGTGCGACGATCGGGATCTTTGGTGGTGGGCAGCTGGGGCGGATGACGGCGATGGCGGCTCGCGGAATGGGGTATCGCATCCTTGTGCTTGATCCCGATCCGGCTTGTCCTGCGCGGTTTGTGGTGGATGGATGCATCGAGGCGGGATGGGATGATTCG
This window encodes:
- the purE gene encoding 5-(carboxyamino)imidazole ribonucleotide mutase, translating into MGSRSDYAVMRGAVEVLKEFGVAHEVRVVSAHRTPDLLFDYADSAVARGLRVIIAGAGGAAHLPGMIAAKTVVPVLGVPIPATALQGMDSLLSIVQMPKGIPVGTLAIGAAGATNAGLLAVAILATTDAALQKRLVAWRMARRDGVLAQVVGEGEVGA